Genomic segment of Synechococcus sp. A15-28:
GGGGGTGTGTCCTGTGGACCTGTGACAATTTCCGACTCAACCCGTGCTGGCTGGGTGTCCGTGGCCAACGGGCCGCTGGCCTTGCGCTGCTGGTGGTCCGCACCATCGGAAACTCAGCACGATATCAATAAGTTATCTGTTTCAAATCGTGCATATATCGTGCTGCCTGAGGTCACTGGGAGCTTGACCTGCCTCTGCGGCACGACCGATCCTTGGATCCCAGAGCCAGACCGCGCTTCGATTCAGCGGGCCTTGGCGGCCCAGGATCCCAGTGGTGAGAAGTTTCGCTATGAGGAGCTGGCCGGAGCTGACCATGGCTCCATGTGTGAGGCCCGCAGCAACTTTCAGGCTGCAGCAACGGCCCGGGGCTGGCAGCTGCTGTTGGCCGCGCTCAAGGCTTGATCAGCCCCTGCTTTAGCCACCAGCCGCGCCGGCGGGCATCGATGCGCCGCAGCAAATCCTTATCCCAGGACTGGAAGCGGTTGCTGAGCCGCTGCTGTTCCAGCCCGGACGCCGGTGGGCTGGGGCTCCAGCTGGCGGGCAGCACTTCGCTGGCGAAACAGCCGAAACCCGTGCTGGTGTCGGGCATCCAGGGTGGCAGTTGTGGTGGGGTTGGCAGGCCCGCTGCAATCGCCTGCTGGCGCCGTGCCGTCAGATCCGCCACGAGGGCGCGCCACTGTTCAATCACGCTGCGCCAGTTGTAGTGCGTTTCCACCCGCCGTCGCCCTGCGGCCCCCATGGCGGCGCGCAGGTCCGGTGCTTGCAGCAGGGTGGAGAGGTGCTGTTTGAACTGCTCCAGGTCAACGGCAATGCCCTGGGCCACACGGCCAATCGCCTGGCTGTAGTCCGCTGTTTCGTGGAGCATCTGCTGGGCTTCCGCGGCCCCTAGCCCAGCCACCAGCCGGGTGGTCACCCGCAGGCCGGTGGCCGCGCCCGCTTCCCCGGGTTGCACCACGCTCTCCCGGTAGCCGTCCCAGTCACTCACCAGGCAGGGCAGTTCCGCAGCCATGGCCTCCAGCGGTGTGATGCCGAAGGTTTCCTGGGGGTTGTCCGACAAGCTGACGAAGACGTCGGCGGCCCAGCGCACCGGTCTGGCCAGCTCCATGGCCCGGCCCGGCACCCAGTGCACCGTCAAGGATGGGGCAAGTTGTCGGGTGGCCTTTTTCCACAGCTCCAGCATCTCGGCGCTGGGGGCTTCGCCGTACACCAGCAGCTCTAGATCTGGGTGCTGCGTCTGCTGCAGCTCTGCCAGGCTATGGATCAAGGGTGCAGGCTGGAATTTGGTCAGCAGGTCCAGGCGGCCTGCCAGCAGCACCACCTGGGCCTCCGGGCGAATACCGAGGCGGGCACGGGCCTCGCGGCAGGCGTCTGCCTTGCTCACCGGCGGCGCCCAGCCTTCGGGGTGGATCCCCAGCGGGATCACCGGAAGTTGAGGCCGCTCGAAGCGGCAGGCCTCGTTGCGGCGGCGCAGCCAGTCCTCTTGGCGATTCAGGAACCCCTCCACTACCTGGCGGGCGGCTTGGGAGGTGCAGATCAAGGCATCCCAGGGCCGCACCGGTGCGCTGCTGTACTGCCCCAGCGCGTTCTGAACGC
This window contains:
- a CDS encoding dienelactone hydrolase family protein — translated: MTCLCGTTDPWIPEPDRASIQRALAAQDPSGEKFRYEELAGADHGSMCEARSNFQAAATARGWQLLLAALKA
- a CDS encoding glycosyltransferase family 4 protein; the encoded protein is MNADATRSPSPLPLTLVMVRNGFQVDPNQPLGRQSAGASFLEAYLHYSGNSTHSLVVPHQADGEWFHGAARAVQADARTEAVGLNRWGDAASSTGAIHVPDPGINHWAWKRMPWGDGAYSIIGIVHTLCSYSVQNALGQYSSAPVRPWDALICTSQAARQVVEGFLNRQEDWLRRRNEACRFERPQLPVIPLGIHPEGWAPPVSKADACREARARLGIRPEAQVVLLAGRLDLLTKFQPAPLIHSLAELQQTQHPDLELLVYGEAPSAEMLELWKKATRQLAPSLTVHWVPGRAMELARPVRWAADVFVSLSDNPQETFGITPLEAMAAELPCLVSDWDGYRESVVQPGEAGAATGLRVTTRLVAGLGAAEAQQMLHETADYSQAIGRVAQGIAVDLEQFKQHLSTLLQAPDLRAAMGAAGRRRVETHYNWRSVIEQWRALVADLTARRQQAIAAGLPTPPQLPPWMPDTSTGFGCFASEVLPASWSPSPPASGLEQQRLSNRFQSWDKDLLRRIDARRRGWWLKQGLIKP